A window of Ooceraea biroi isolate clonal line C1 chromosome 9, Obir_v5.4, whole genome shotgun sequence genomic DNA:
tttgtcAAACTTATCATACTTGTCCAACGGTAAAGCAAATTTGTCACCAAGGCTAAGAATATTCAACACATTGTCAGGTATCTTTCTATCGCTAATGTTAACTATCCACTTATTATTGTCAATCTTTAAGAGAGGATTAGTTGCATCCCGCCTGTGTAGCAATCTTTCAAATTTTTgaactaatttcattttaacttTAAACCTATGTCTTCTAAATCTAATGTAATTTGAgtcaaaaaagtttttaacaaTCTCACAAGGTAAAGATATGAACCTATTCTCTACCTCTCTAagtttttttccaaaaaaatgtATACTAGAATTAGcatctttaatttataaattcaacATCCTGTATTGGAACCTGATTTtgtgattaaaaaattgtgtttTCTGTTAGTTTTATCTGACATAATTATAGTTATTTTCTGCCAGTAGGTAGccttttatattgtataatattatgttttcattttataatttgtattcttattttttcttattattgttttaattaatttatgaagTAACAATTGTTCAAATCAGCCAGGAATTCATTCAATGACAACAAATCTTCAATCGACACACTGGCAATTTAATTGTTGCAAAGTACACAACGTGGCCCTTTTCATGTGTAAAATGTCTTTttctacaataaaatatacaaaatcaaCATCAATGTAATATACACGGGGATACTACGATTTCcggagcgccaagttttgaccgtggattcttcatctacaggccattacaaacaaaacttaaagagTGGTGAAAGTGGCTATCTGGTTTAATTTAGGAGATATGGAGGTTTTTAGTTGGAATTTGAGTAATCgacaaaaacgcttttttgccAGTTGCAGACTATTTTCGCGTTATTCAAACCAATATagggtaaatattgacaataacggagcCCATCCGGATGACCTTgattttgacatatattatagaggtcttCCTGAGTGAtcttcaaaaagttttaaccgtcgctcgttgtttattaaaaagttatttaaaaaaaagaaatttaatgattttgcacgacttttcaactgtccacgcaaagcaaggacttgagtttgacatatattacaaggtcaccttcctgaataacccgcactaggtttcacctgtcgctcgttgtttgtcacaaaattattaacaaaaaagtttaatgactagagcataattttacgataccatatacgtttacgaaagagtatatttgatcgaattttagcattaaatcagaaataaatttgaggtaggttatattttccgaaactggaaccCCGAACACATacgatcgttttcagcccgcttcgcgggagggcgggaggaAGGGGCTTTACTCCTCTCCCCCGCCGGAACTGGTggaacagatttcaccgtacagattttgatcacctggtttatggcacggatcccggcgggggggaggggcatcGCCCctctccccccgccctccctcgaagcgggctgaaaacgaacGTATAAGTCCGgggctccactttcggaaaatataacctaaccagattaggttaggtaaggttaggttaggttaaatgacttttcttccttcgttcatattcgtcgtttatgtctttcaatattcaaaataactactatattttcgaaacttttttttaaataactttttaataaacaatgagcgacggctaaaactttttatagTCTGGAACTAgcaaaaaagcgtttttgtcgatttctcaaattccgACTAAAAACCTCCATATCTCCTAAACTAAACCAGATAACCACTTTTATCActctttaagttttgtttataatgacctgtagatgaagaatccacggtcaaaacttggcgctccgGAAATCGTAGTCTTGCCATATACACCAAtacgcaaaataaaaataacttttcctacaataaattatacaatgaaatacacacaaaaagtaaattaaaatataacaaaaaactTACTGACAGAAAAAGacactaaaataaaataaaataaactcgcGGGAAACAAAGCGACCGAACACGGTGAGAGCGCCTTGGAGAATGACAAGTAAACACTGTCAAGGTGGCACCGAGATGTTTATCAGAATCTGATCATATATACCGGGTAGTGAATCAGTATCCTTCTGCAAATTAATGGTATTATCATGTTTCTTAATCAATATCATCTCGGCAACCTCCCGCTTACGCAAATGTTTttcttggtgtaaaatatcAACATGCGCCCAGTCGAAATCATGGTCATTGTCAACACGATGTCTACTAACCACAGACCAATCACCCTCGCTTTTCTTTATATTGGACCTATGCTCACCAATTCGCACAGACAAGTGTCGCTTAGTCTGACCTACGTAACATGCGTTGCAAGCGTTGCATTTAATCCTGTATACAACGTTAGTTTTTTTGTCTCTCGAAAGCATGTCCTTACCAAGTTTGATTAAACGGTCCAACTTGCTGAAGACAGTACAGGCTACTCGAAGATCACAACTCATGTAAATTCTACGCAATTGCTCACTAATTCCCTTGACATATGGTATAGCTATAAAccccttttttctttcattgttGTTAGGCACAGTTATCTCTCCATCATTGTCACGAACATCCCAGTATCTCAATCTTCTCAAACGGATCGCAATGTGTCGATTAACAAACTCACGAGGATAACAATTGTTCAACAGAATCGACTTTACAAGTTCGATATTCGTATGGTGGAATCTTCTGTCCGACAATAAAACAGCACGGTCAACCAGACCCGTGACAACACTGACCTTATGTTGTAACGGATTACTGGCGTGAAAGTTAACATATCGACCCGAAAAGGTAGGTTTCCGGTACCAATTCGGAATAAGGGTCCCATTGTCGCGAATGATTGTAGTGTCTAAGAAGTTGAGAGAGTTATTGCTTTCCATTTCCACAGTAAAACACAATCTGGGATGGTAATTATTAAAAGCCACCAGTACGTCGTTAATCCTATCAGTAGGTATGACCGTAAAAATGTCATCAACATACCTTTTGAAAATTTGTATCTTAAAATCAAACCTCGGAAAGCAACTCATCTTAAGATCATCTAAAACAATGTCAGCTAAAATCGGTGACAACGGCGAACCCATAGGACTGCCGAAAATCTGGTCAAAAAATTGTCCGTCAAACGCAAAGCTAGTCGAAGTCAAAATTACGTTAATCGCGTGCAAAAATTGGTCAAGAGAAAATTTGGTAGTAGGCTCAATCAAATGCCACCTATTTCTTATAGTCCGCATAACCAACTCACTCGGAACATTGGTAAAAAGAGACACGACATCGAAGGAAACCATTGATTCATGTGGCTCAATGGTTGTACCAACAATCTCGCTGACAAAGTTCCAACTATCCTTTACGTAGGAATCAGGTTTAGAAATCGAGTCCGCAAGCACACGATGGAGGAAAGACACCACACTATATATAGGACTACCCACCGCAGAGACAATTAACCGTAAAGGAACCCCCGGTTTATGCACCTTCGGCAGTCCGTAACAACGCGGAATGTTACCGTTCGTAGTGCGCAAGTACCCATACGTGCGATCGTCTATTATACCAAGTGCAAGCCAACCCTTAACTAAATCCTGAATTCTATTAGCAACCCATTTGGAGGGATCTTTGTTTAATCTTAAATACGTGGTTTCGTCCTCCAACATACGCCTCATTTGCGCGATATAATGATTCCTGTCCATAATTACAGTGACCTGTCCCTTGTCCGCCTTAGTGACCATTAAGTCATTgttttctttcaaaaattgtttgcagCAAATAAAAGCTCTACCTATGTACTGTTCAACAGAATTGAACCGTTGTTTTTTGTTAACAAACTTATGTACGCAATTAGAGACCCGGATCCGTGTCTCATTAATAACATCGTCAGACAAACGCAGACCAGCACTCTCAAAACTCTTTAAAACCTCCAACACTAATTTGTTCTTATCATATTTACTCCTATTGTCAAAAGGTAAACCGAACTTCCCACCAAGACTAAGAACATGCATCACCTCAACAGGAATATCTTTTTCACTAAtgttcgtttaattaatttcgtccTGGTATCTTTATTCGTGAATTCTTGGAGTATAATGAGATTCAACTTGGATTACACGAGCTTCGTATTAggacgaaattaattaacaaatttaattggattcgttgtaaatattattctgATGACAACGTTCCCTTGTGGAATTTTTTAGATACAGACAGAAGTAAATGGATTACGAACATTAGTGAAAAAGATAACTGCCGTTTGAACAAGAAGTTTGATACTTTTCATCGGCGACACATTCATCGTAACGCAAATAAGGAAAGAAGTATACATTCCGTTGTATGTTTGATTATTGGCACAGATAAGGATATTCCCATCTTAAACTATTCCGATATCAGCGTTGAAACGTCGGAAGAAGCTGCCCCGTCATATTAAAACCATTAGTAACTTGCATTTTCTAAATAAACAACGAAATATCATGGAATCTAAATCTTCTATTATACAACGGTAACAAACCGTGATGTATCAGCTTCTATCGTCGTTAAACGTCAACGTCGATAGAAACAGAACGTTTATATTAAAGCCGTTTATAGCGAAAAAGTCATGTATACTTTTTCGCTATAAACGGcagataaagaaaatattacactTTTCATATTATGACTTATTCTCAGATTAGTTATGAAGTGCGTGACGAGTTTTAACCATGTATGTTAAAACTCGTCACGCACTTCATAACTAATCTGAGAATAAGTCATAATATGAAAagtgtaatattttctttatctgCTGTACGATGAATATCTTGCAGaccaaaagtataaaaattgttactcGAATGGCAGTTCTCAGGTCTGTAATGGTTTGTTACTTGCTTGCCTCGCGCATGAATCTCGTTTCTAATTACGCCTTTTCGGAACTTGGGTTGAATGTGCAATTTAGTCTCAACAGCTTAAATATATTCACTTTAATCGTCACTAGGATTTCGGCTCGATTACAAATCTTCGGCACTGATCGAATTATGATATATCACGCGGATTCTACACCTATTCTTGGCAAGCGCTCGTCTTCGACTAACTGTCGAATCGTCCTAAGCTATTTGTCGCGATTAAGTTGTGGTGCTGGGCTCTCTAGAGGACGCAGGAACTCTCAACAAACAGATTCCATACAATGGTCTTTTTGTATTTACGGCGGAATGGCAGTTTTGGGATCACACATGTTTTGACAATGGTAGGACGAAATTACAAGTTTCTTCAAAATGATGGCACGGATAAGGATGTTCACATCTTACAATACTTTGATATCGTCGTTCTGAAACGTCGGTAGAAGTTGATTCATCATATTAACATCGTTAGCAACTtgtacccagcaaacacagatatataactattatattgcCACTATGTAACGAAATGTAACAGATAATATAACGtatacgttacatgtaacgtatacgttagttgtaatttccgaCTCATGGATTATtacagtaatataatataaatagaacaagtaattaaaatattatataacagttatatagCAGAAATATAACTTGCTGCGTCATTGTAATATAACTATAGCGTGATTGTTATCGTATATGTTAGTGTATTaacttatacattttatacatatactaatcccagaaaaggtctttgaattaattctaagcGAGAGCAAACTATTTCACTTGctttcgctcgaaattaattcaaagacctttcctggaattagtatgtataaaatatataagttaatacagtAACATATACCGTACGATACAATCACGctatagttatattataatgacgCAGTTTTTCCGgaggaaagggaaaaatataaatatttaatcattatattttgcactttaaccatatacatataaaatatacatagcgTGTTGTTGCGTGTATGGAAGCGCTCTCTTTACCCAAAGTAATCTTTTCTaacagtaacattaatattaaaaatattcaaaataagtattatattataaagaaaactaaatatttgtacatataattttaccagtattctttaacttattgcagttaatctatgcatatgtaaaatggtaGTAGATGCAAAAGTCGCATTGCAAGAATGCAACGCCGAGTCATTTCCACTTCTACAGAGCATTTAGAAATACTTAAAttcattatcaatctttagagttttgtacatttgataatgataagcatttctaaatgttccGTAGAAGTGAAAACGACCCGATATTGTATTCTTGCAATgtgacttttgcatacataacctactacaccattttacatatgcatagattaACTGCGATAAGTTAAAGGatactagtaaaaatatatgcacaaatatttagtctttataataatacctacttatttttaatcaatgttaGAAATTAAGGATTACTTTGGATAAAGAGAGCACTTCCATACCACGCAACAACACGCTGACACGATGACAGAACCAgcaagaactgaaaagaacgCAAGGATGCCAACGACTAAAAGaggaaacattttaaatatatatgttatattcatgttataatatatataatataaaatgaatataacatctctatataacacgttgtataacatcaaagtaataataatatagcatttgtaatattacgtgttatgttcaatttatattgctgttatattattataaccaggaaataacacagttataataaagttgtTGGACATTACAATTTTACCGCTCTCAAAtcattttcgttttttttagtTTGTCTGTTTGTCGTTGGGCGCTAGTATAGTCATACCGCTTTTACCTTTTTGTCTTGATACCACGCTTTCACCGTTCTTTTTGTTTAACCGcgctttttacttttttctttactttgTAAACCACGAGTGTAACGATTATCTTTGGTTGTATATTTAAGTGAAACAGTTTGTCATTAAAGCACTCGTTTTACGTTCTCAAGAAGACGAAGACCTGAAGTCTCTTAGTCCACCCCAGACGTCCCTTTCCTAATAGGTTATGGGCCCAGGCACGTTCGCTGGTGCGTGCTCGAATATAGAGAACCATACAGGTTAGTTTTGTCTGTGCATTAAAGA
This region includes:
- the LOC105282903 gene encoding uncharacterized protein LOC105282903 is translated as MHVLSLGGKFGLPFDNRSKYDKNKLVLEVLKSFESAGLRLSDDVINETRIRVSNCVHKFVNKKQRFNSVEQYIGRAFICCKQFLKENNDLMVTKADKGQVTVIMDRNHYIAQMRRMLEDETTYLRLNKDPSKWVANRIQDLVKGWLALGIIDDRTYGYLRTTNGNIPRCYGLPKVHKPGVPLRLIVSAVGSPIYSVVSFLHRVLADSISKPDSYVKDSWNFVSEIVGTTIEPHESMVSFDVVSLFTNVPSELVMRTIRNRWHLIEPTTKFSLDQFLHAINVILTSTSFAFDGQFFDQIFGSPMGSPLSPILADIVLDDLKMSCFPRFDFKIQIFKRYVDDIFTVIPTDRINDVLVAFNNYHPRLCFTVEMESNNSLNFLDTTIIRDNGTLIPNWYRKPTFSGRYVNFHASNPLQHKVSVVTGLVDRAVLLSDRRFHHTNIELVKSILLNNCYPREFVNRHIAIRLRRLRYWDVRDNDGEITVPNNNERKKGFIAIPYVKGISEQLRRIYMSCDLRVACTVFSKLDRLIKLGKDMLSRDKKTNVVYRIKCNACNACYVGQTKRHLSVRIGEHRSNIKKSEGDWSVVSRHRVDNDHDFDWAHVDILHQEKHLRKREVAEMILIKKHDNTINLQKDTDSLPGIYDQILINISVPP